The region TCGTGCGGTTGGTCAAAGCCGCCTGCGCGCTCAGCGCGTTCAGGCTTTGCCACGCCTGCCAGGCAAGGATCAGCAGCGGCAGCAGGATCAGCAAGAAGGCCATCATGACGAGCTGCCGCAGGGAGCGGGGGAAAACGGGCCAGCGTTTCAACGCATTACTCTCTTAATGGGGATTTACGCAGAGCGTAACTGAGTCTGCCCTTCAGATACAACAAAGCCGGGTAAAAACCCGGCTTTGTCATGGAATGAGGCGGTGCCTAACTCGACGTTTCGCCCTGGCCTGATAAAGCATCGCTATGATCAGTAGTTGGACGGCAGGCACCTTTTTGTGCGTCATTCGAAATTTATGTAGCGCGTCCCGAAGGGGCTGACATAAGAAGGTGAATGAGCCACTGCTTAATATTATGCAACACCCGTGCCAGAATGCAAAACAAAATATTAACATTTTGAAATATATGAGTTTTACTCGTTTAGCCTGTTAATTATCGGTTGAATGATTTCCAGGCTAAGTGTCGCTATTAAGCAACACCTTAACGGGAACCTTTACTGCCATATATAAATCAATGAGTTAAATGTCGCCTTTTGGAGACAGTTGGATTACGGGTCTGTCGCGTAATTGCGACACAAATAAAAAAGCCCGGTGGAGCTTTCGCTTACCGGGCCTGGAAGGGTGTGGGGCTAAAACTTAACCCAACTGCTTACGCGCGTTGCGGAAGATACGCATCCACGGGCTGTCCTCGCCCCAGTTGTCCGGGTGCCAGGAATTGCTCACGGTACGGAATACGCGTTCCGGGTGCGGCATCATGATGGTCGCCCGACCGCTTTCGCTGGTCACCGCCGTAATACCGTTGGCGGAGCCGTTCGGGTTAGCCGGGTAAGTTTCAGTCACCTTGCCGAAGTTATCGACAAAGCGCAGCGCCACCAGGCCTTTGCTCTCCAGCTGAGCCAGATGCGCAGCATCACGTACTTCTACCTGACCTTCACCGTGGGAAACGGCGATTGGCATCTGAGAACCGACCATTCCCTGCAGCAGCAGAGACGGGCTTTGGCTCACTTCCACCAGGCTGAAGCGCGCCTCGAAGCGGTCAGACTGGTTGCGCACAAAGCGCGGCCAGGCTTCGCTGCCCGGGATCAGCTCGCGCAGGTTAGACATCATCTGGCAGCCGTTACACACGCCCAGCGCCAGGGTCTGCGGACGGTGGAAGAAGGTTTCGAACTCGTCGCGCACGCGGCTGTTGAACAGGATGGACTTCGCCCAGCCTTCGCCCGCGCCCAGCACGTCGCCGTAGGAGAAGCCGCCGCACGCCACCAGCGCCTGGAAATCTTGCAGACCGGTACGTCCGGCCAGCAGGTCGCTCATGTGGACGTCGATAGCGTCAAAGCCCGCGCGGTGGAAGGCAGCCGCCATCTCAACGTGGGAGTTGACGCCCTGCTCGCGCAGCACAGCCACTTTTGGACGCGCGCCGGTCGCAATGTACGGCGCAGCGATATCTTCGTTAATGTCGAAGGAGAGCTTCACGTTCAGCCCTGGATCCTGGTCATTCGCTTTCGCGTTATGCTCCTGATCGGCACATTCCGGGTTATCACGCAGGCGCTGCATCTGCCAGGTGGTTTCCGCCCACCACATGCGCAGCGTGGTGCGGCTTTCGCTGAACACCGCGTGACCGTCTGCTTCAATCACGAAGCGGTCGCCCTGAACGGCTTTACCCAGATAGTGCACGCAGTCTGCCAGACCGTGCTTCGCCAGAATCGCTTCAACCGCGTCGCGATCCGCCGCGCGCACCTGAATCACGGCGCCCAGCTCTTCGTTGAACAGCGCCGCCAGACGGTCTTCGCCCAGCGTCGCAATGTTCGCTTCCACGCCACAGTGGCCGGTGAAGGCCATCTCTGCCAGGGTCACCAGCAGGCCGCCGTCGGAACGGTCGTGGTAGGCCAGCAGCTTACGCTGCGCCACCAGCGCCTGAATCCCGTCGTAGAAGCCTTTCAGCTGGGCCACGTCACGCACGTCGGCTGGCTTATCGCCGAGCTGGCGGTAAACCTGCGCCAGCGCGGTAGCACCCAGCGCGTTGTGGCCTTTACCCAGGTCAATCAGCAGCAGGGCGTTGTCTTCGGTCGCAAGCTGCGGCGTAACGGTGTGACGCACGTCTTCCACGCGGGCAAACGCGGTGATCACCAGCGACAGCGGAGAGGTCATCTCGCGCTGCTCGCTGCCTTCCTGCCAGCGGGTTTTCATCGACATGGAGTCTTTGCCCACCGGAATGGTCAGGCCGAGGGCAGGACACAGCTCCTCGCCCACCGCTTTCACGGCTTCATACAGGCCAGCATCTTCGCCAGGGTGGCCGGCAGCGGCCATCCAGTTGGCGGAGAGCTTGATACGTTTAATATCGCCAATCTGCGTCGCGGCGATGTTGGTCAGCGCTTCACCGACCGCCAGACGGGCAGAAGCAGCGAAGTCCAGCAGCGCCACCGGGGTACGTTCGCCGAGAGCCATCGCTTCGCCGTAGTAGCTGTCGAGGCTCGCGGTGGTCACGGCGCAGTTAGCGACAGGGATCTGCCACGGGCCGACCATCTGATCGCGCGATACCATACCGGTCACGGTGCGGTCGCCGATGGTCACCAGGAAGGTTTTCTCTGCCACAGCAGGCAGGTGCAGCACGCGGTTGACCGCTTCTGCCACGGTGATGCCCTGGCGATCCAGCGCTTTGCCCGCCGCTTTACGGGTGGTTACGTCGCGGGTCATCTTCGGCGTTTTACCGAGCAGAACGTCGAGCGGCAGATCGATTGGCTGGTTGTCAAAGTGGGTGTCGCTTAAGGAAAGGTGCTGCTCTTCGGTCGCTTCACCGATGACGGCATACGGCGCGCGCTCGCGGCGGCACAGCTCGTCAAACAGCGGCAGCTGGTCGGCAGCAACCGCCAGCACGTAGCGCTCCTGGGATTCGTTACACCAGATTTCCAGCGGGCTCATGCCTGGCTCATCGCTCAGGATATCGCGCAGGTTGAAACGCCCGCCGCGGCCGCCGTCGCTTACCAGCTCCGGCATGGCGTTGGACAAACCGCCCGCGCCCACGTCGTGAATGAAGAGGATCGGGTTAGCGTCGCCCAGCTGCCAGCAGCGGTCGATCACTTCCTGGCAGCGGCGCTCCATCTCAGGGTTGTCGCGCTGCACGGAGGCGAAGTCGAGATCCGCATCAGACTGGCCGGAGGCCATAGAAGAGGCCGCCCCGCCGCCCAGACCGATGTTCATCGCCGGGCCGCCCAGTACGATCAGCTTCGCGCCGACGACGATCTCGCCTTTCTGCACGTGATCGGCACGGATGTTGCCGATCCCGCCCGCCAGCATGATCGGTTTGTGGTAGCCGCGCAGCTCTTCGCCGTTGTGGCTGTCCACTTTCTCTTCATAGGTGCGGAAGTAACCGTTCAGCGCCGGACGACCAAATTCGTTGTTAAACGCCGCGCCGCCCAGCGGGCCTTCGGTCATGATATCCAGAGCGGTCACGATACGCTCTGGCTTGCCGAAATCTTCTTCCCACGGCTGTTCAAAGCCCGGGATACGCAGGTTAGAGACGGAGAAACCGACCAGACCCGCTTTGGGTTTAGCGCCACGACCGGTCGCACCTTCATCACGGATTTCACCGCCGGAGCCGGTCGCCGCGCCCGGCCACGGGGAGATCGCCGTCGGGTGGTTGTGGGTTTCCACTTTCATCAGGATATGCGCGGGCTCCTGATGGAAGTCATAGCGCCCTGCTTCGCGATCGGCGAAGAAGCGGCCCACCTCGGAACCTTCCATTACCGCGGCGTTGTCCTTATAGGCAGACAGCACGTGGTCAGGGGTTTGCTCCATGGTGTTTTTGATCATTTTGAACAGCGACTTCGGCTGCTGTTCGCCGTCAATAATCCAGTCGGCGTTGAAAATCTTGTGGCGGCAGTGCTCAGAGTTAGCCTGCGCGAACATGTAGAGTTCGATGTCGTTCGGGTTACGGTTGAGCTTAACAAACGCATCCTGCAGGTAATCAATTTCGTCTTCAGCCAGCGCCAGGCCGAGACGCAGGTTGGCGTCAATCAGCGCCTGACGGCCCTGCCCCAGCAGGTCTACGCTCTGTACCGGCGCAGGCTGATGGTGAGAGAAAAGCTTCTGCGCGTCATCGAGAGAGGCAAATACGCTCTCCATCATGCGATCGTGCAGTTCAGCCGCAACCGCCTGCCACTGCGCGTCGCTCAGGGTAGAGGCTTCCACGTAGTACGCCACGCCGCGTTCCAGACGGTTAATCTGGCTCAGGCCACAGTTGTGGGCGATGTCGGTGGCTTTGGAAGACCAGGGGGAGATGGTGCCCGGACGAGGCGTCGCAAGGATCAGTTTGCCGGTTGGCGTATGGCTGCTCAGGCTTGGACCATACTTGAGCAGGCGTTCCAGCTGTACGCGCTCCTCTGCATTCAGGGGGGCATTCAGGTCAGCAAAATGGACATACTCAGCGTAAATATTGCTTACCGGAAGGTCGGCCGCCTGAAAACGTGCCAGCAGTTTAGTGATACGGAAGGCAGACAGTGCAGGCGAACCACGCAGAATTTCCATCATAAGTCTCTCGTCTTCGAAGCGCCGGGGCGCTTACAGTGTGCGCAAGGGGGGAAAACGGGCGTCATTATAGAGAATCCTGAGCGCCGACGAAACCGTTTGCGTCGAAATAAAATTTGCACAGAGATTTAACAATAGATGTGACCTGTCTCTCTAATTGGTTGCCAAGTGGCGCAAGTTTACGCAAAATGCCGCTCATTCAATGGCAAACCTTATGATTAACATGGCTACAGCAAACTGAGGCAACCGGCGTCGCAGAGAATTAACTAATTGAAAAAATTAAAGATTAATTATCTGCTCATCGGCATTGTAACGTTGCTGCTGGCAGTGGCCCTCTGGCCTTCCATCCCCTGGTTCGGCAAAGCCGAAAACCGTATCGCCGCCATTCAGAAGCGGGGGGAATTGCGCGTCAGTACCCTCAACTCCCCGCTGATTTACAGCGACGTCAACGGCAAAATCATTGGTCTGGATTATGAACTTGCACAACAGTTCGCCGACTATCTTGGCGTGAAGCTTAAAATCACCGTCCGCCAGAATATCAACGAGCTGTTTGACGACCTCGATAACGACGATGCCGATATGCTCGCCGCCGGGCTGGTGTATAACAGCGAGCGCAGCAAGAACTACCAGCCAGGCCCGACCTACTACTCCGTTTCTCAGCAGCTGGTTTACCGCGTCGGGAGCCTGCGCCCGCGCTCGCTGGCTTCAATTAACGATCGGCAGCTGACGATTGCGCCCGGCCACGTGGTGATTGACGATCTGCGGGAGCTCAAGGAGAAGAAATATCCCGACCTGAGCTGGACGGTGGATCCGAAACTCGGCACGACGGAGCTGCTGGAGCAGGTAAAAGATCAGAAGGTGCCCTACACCATCGCCGATTCGGTCGCGATCAGCCTGTTCCAGCGGGTGCATCCTGAAATCGCCGTGGCGCTGGACGTCACCGACGAGCAGCCCGTGACCTGGTTTAGCCAGCTTGATGACGATCAGACCTTCTCTGCCGCGATGCTTGATTTCTTCAACACCATCAATGAAGACGGTACCCTGGCGCGTCTGGAGGAGAAGTACCTCGGGCACGGCGATGACTTTGACTACGTTGATACCCGCAGCTTCCTGCGCGCGGTAGACAGCGTCCTGCCGGACCTGC is a window of Enterobacter cloacae complex sp. ECNIH7 DNA encoding:
- the purL gene encoding phosphoribosylformylglycinamidine synthase, with the translated sequence MMEILRGSPALSAFRITKLLARFQAADLPVSNIYAEYVHFADLNAPLNAEERVQLERLLKYGPSLSSHTPTGKLILATPRPGTISPWSSKATDIAHNCGLSQINRLERGVAYYVEASTLSDAQWQAVAAELHDRMMESVFASLDDAQKLFSHHQPAPVQSVDLLGQGRQALIDANLRLGLALAEDEIDYLQDAFVKLNRNPNDIELYMFAQANSEHCRHKIFNADWIIDGEQQPKSLFKMIKNTMEQTPDHVLSAYKDNAAVMEGSEVGRFFADREAGRYDFHQEPAHILMKVETHNHPTAISPWPGAATGSGGEIRDEGATGRGAKPKAGLVGFSVSNLRIPGFEQPWEEDFGKPERIVTALDIMTEGPLGGAAFNNEFGRPALNGYFRTYEEKVDSHNGEELRGYHKPIMLAGGIGNIRADHVQKGEIVVGAKLIVLGGPAMNIGLGGGAASSMASGQSDADLDFASVQRDNPEMERRCQEVIDRCWQLGDANPILFIHDVGAGGLSNAMPELVSDGGRGGRFNLRDILSDEPGMSPLEIWCNESQERYVLAVAADQLPLFDELCRRERAPYAVIGEATEEQHLSLSDTHFDNQPIDLPLDVLLGKTPKMTRDVTTRKAAGKALDRQGITVAEAVNRVLHLPAVAEKTFLVTIGDRTVTGMVSRDQMVGPWQIPVANCAVTTASLDSYYGEAMALGERTPVALLDFAASARLAVGEALTNIAATQIGDIKRIKLSANWMAAAGHPGEDAGLYEAVKAVGEELCPALGLTIPVGKDSMSMKTRWQEGSEQREMTSPLSLVITAFARVEDVRHTVTPQLATEDNALLLIDLGKGHNALGATALAQVYRQLGDKPADVRDVAQLKGFYDGIQALVAQRKLLAYHDRSDGGLLVTLAEMAFTGHCGVEANIATLGEDRLAALFNEELGAVIQVRAADRDAVEAILAKHGLADCVHYLGKAVQGDRFVIEADGHAVFSESRTTLRMWWAETTWQMQRLRDNPECADQEHNAKANDQDPGLNVKLSFDINEDIAAPYIATGARPKVAVLREQGVNSHVEMAAAFHRAGFDAIDVHMSDLLAGRTGLQDFQALVACGGFSYGDVLGAGEGWAKSILFNSRVRDEFETFFHRPQTLALGVCNGCQMMSNLRELIPGSEAWPRFVRNQSDRFEARFSLVEVSQSPSLLLQGMVGSQMPIAVSHGEGQVEVRDAAHLAQLESKGLVALRFVDNFGKVTETYPANPNGSANGITAVTSESGRATIMMPHPERVFRTVSNSWHPDNWGEDSPWMRIFRNARKQLG
- the mltF gene encoding membrane-bound lytic murein transglycosylase MltF, which gives rise to MKKLKINYLLIGIVTLLLAVALWPSIPWFGKAENRIAAIQKRGELRVSTLNSPLIYSDVNGKIIGLDYELAQQFADYLGVKLKITVRQNINELFDDLDNDDADMLAAGLVYNSERSKNYQPGPTYYSVSQQLVYRVGSLRPRSLASINDRQLTIAPGHVVIDDLRELKEKKYPDLSWTVDPKLGTTELLEQVKDQKVPYTIADSVAISLFQRVHPEIAVALDVTDEQPVTWFSQLDDDQTFSAAMLDFFNTINEDGTLARLEEKYLGHGDDFDYVDTRSFLRAVDSVLPDLQPLFEKYAQEIDWKLLAAISYQESHWDTQATSPTGVRGLMMLTKNTALSLGVNDRTDAEQSISGGARYLQDMMAKVPETVPEEERIWFALAAYNMGYAHMLDARALTAKTKGNPDSWSDVKQRLPLLSQKPWYNKLTYGYARGHEAYAYVENIRKYQISLVGYLLEKEKEATEAKQLAQSYPVVAPDELNRPTASILPFAAFSADGAFERNRLIAPNTLVQAPHR